In Vibrio crassostreae, one DNA window encodes the following:
- a CDS encoding PfkB family carbohydrate kinase, protein MGNCVFIGRSTIDLMSFVEVMPDPDQKVNAIADFIGGGGSALNAAIACNALGSDVHLWTCLGKDHLYKSIVTAELNEHEISVVDLSLDDEYQLPLSNIISAKQTASRLIVNASQPDCEKVMSLDPKWLDNAKLVLLDQYEHPFVSANVQALAEFTGDIVLDAGTWKSHSDQFLSLCTIPIVSEEFTNGDKDKMQALCDQYGIKKWAMTLGDKGVFYSDESGSGLIPAPKVDAIDTLGAGDIFHGAFCHYYSESQDFQGSLKKASHIAALSCTELGTRSWLKHIR, encoded by the coding sequence ATGGGAAATTGTGTATTTATAGGCAGAAGCACGATTGATTTGATGAGCTTTGTTGAAGTGATGCCTGATCCTGATCAAAAGGTGAATGCAATTGCTGATTTTATTGGTGGTGGGGGGTCTGCACTCAATGCTGCCATTGCATGCAACGCATTAGGCTCTGATGTACACCTTTGGACATGTTTAGGTAAAGATCACCTCTATAAATCGATAGTGACAGCAGAGCTTAATGAACACGAAATTTCGGTTGTGGATTTAAGTTTAGACGATGAATACCAGCTACCACTATCGAATATTATCTCTGCAAAGCAAACGGCATCTAGGCTCATCGTCAACGCCAGTCAGCCCGATTGCGAAAAGGTGATGAGTTTAGACCCGAAGTGGCTAGATAATGCAAAGCTCGTATTACTTGATCAATATGAGCATCCGTTTGTTAGCGCAAACGTACAAGCTTTGGCTGAGTTTACTGGGGATATTGTGTTAGACGCTGGTACTTGGAAATCGCACAGCGACCAGTTTTTATCTCTCTGTACAATCCCTATTGTTTCAGAGGAATTCACCAATGGTGACAAAGACAAAATGCAGGCACTTTGCGACCAATACGGGATCAAAAAGTGGGCAATGACGCTGGGCGACAAAGGTGTTTTTTATAGTGATGAGTCCGGTAGCGGGTTAATCCCTGCACCTAAAGTGGATGCTATCGATACGCTAGGTGCTGGAGATATTTTCCATGGGGCTTTTTGCCATTACTACTCGGAGAGTCAAGATTTCCAAGGCTCTCTGAAGAAAGCTAGTCACATAGCGGCATTATCATGTACCGAATTAGGAACCAGATCATGGCTAAAACACATTCGTTAA
- a CDS encoding ROK family transcriptional regulator: MNKPMRSGLGVSLDDVQNHNKRVILNALHNSGSCSRKEISQLVGLDQATVTRAIKPLIEQGLIVETGVRKAARGRSSIYLGFNTQHLRIVSVRIQRTNFSIDTYDLNGVSLTSIVKPINTDNSPEELIEYLTKQVSDVLNEQEGDVLGISVAMPGPFLEQDNKIILMTDAKNWQDVDFISHMREQFPDYPIYAGHDAKLAALAVWRQLQSTYEASVLLYVSLGQGVGSGLVIEGQVYHGSLGTAGEIGHTSINFQGPQCKCGNLGCLELYSSTTALIERYKEEASLVSADFEMVVNAFHDRESAAINAVDYLAKCLAHGLVNNINQLNPDLVVIGDELTQLGADFLNRVKEYTFRLLLPDLASNIELVLDESDEDLVHKGNYHNVMSNELLLPLAHLGIKATNTPESSK, translated from the coding sequence ATGAATAAGCCTATGAGAAGCGGACTGGGCGTTTCGTTAGATGATGTACAAAATCATAATAAGCGCGTCATTCTTAATGCACTTCACAATAGTGGTAGTTGCTCCAGAAAAGAGATCAGCCAATTGGTTGGACTTGACCAAGCGACGGTAACTAGAGCGATAAAACCTCTAATAGAACAAGGACTTATTGTTGAAACTGGTGTGCGAAAAGCGGCACGTGGTCGAAGCTCTATCTATCTGGGGTTCAATACCCAACATCTACGAATTGTGTCCGTTCGAATACAGCGTACTAACTTCTCAATTGATACCTACGATCTCAATGGTGTTTCGCTAACCAGCATAGTCAAACCAATTAATACTGATAATAGCCCAGAAGAGCTGATCGAGTATTTGACCAAGCAAGTGAGCGATGTTCTGAATGAGCAGGAAGGTGATGTTTTAGGGATCTCGGTTGCGATGCCCGGCCCATTCTTAGAGCAAGATAATAAAATTATACTGATGACCGACGCAAAAAATTGGCAAGATGTTGATTTTATTTCCCACATGCGAGAGCAATTTCCAGACTATCCAATCTATGCAGGCCATGATGCAAAATTGGCTGCACTCGCGGTTTGGCGCCAGCTACAAAGCACTTATGAAGCAAGCGTTTTACTGTATGTCTCTCTTGGGCAGGGGGTCGGTTCGGGCTTAGTGATTGAAGGGCAGGTTTATCACGGTAGTTTAGGGACGGCTGGAGAAATTGGTCACACATCGATCAATTTTCAAGGGCCGCAATGTAAGTGTGGCAATCTAGGTTGCCTTGAGCTGTATAGTTCAACAACGGCCTTGATTGAACGTTACAAGGAAGAGGCCTCATTAGTATCCGCGGACTTTGAAATGGTAGTAAATGCATTTCATGACAGAGAATCTGCTGCGATAAACGCGGTTGATTACTTAGCTAAGTGCTTAGCACATGGATTAGTGAACAATATTAACCAATTAAACCCTGATTTAGTGGTAATTGGTGATGAACTGACGCAATTAGGGGCTGATTTCTTAAATCGTGTAAAGGAATACACATTTCGTTTATTGCTTCCGGATCTGGCAAGCAATATCGAACTGGTTCTTGATGAAAGTGATGAAGATTTGGTTCATAAAGGTAACTATCACAACGTGATGTCAAATGAGCTACTTCTGCCTTTAGCACATCTAGGGATTAAAGCCACCAACACACCTGAAAGTTCTAAATAA
- a CDS encoding glycoside hydrolase family 32 protein, whose protein sequence is MVFDKKKHQAIIDQVEEYIAEHKDTVKQHHWREHYHYQAPVGWINDPHGLIQYQGKYHLFYQHHPFTGKWGTMHWGHAVSEDLIHWETLPEALAPSEEYDGWDGGGIFTGSAVNNDGVMTLFYTGCAQARQVQCMATSTDGVNFDKYDGNPILSDPPEGINLHDFRDPKVWKHEGSWYMVTGVTDGVSDLINPSNYETNGFGKVCLHKSDNLTDWEFVGYCVESMGELGTMLECPNIFKLGDKHVLMYSPMGMQQRQVVYLVGDLDYRTGKFHWSTMGSLDWGFDYYAPQVFDDENGRTLIQAWIGSWPFMPWCDGTYDTSELGWYGSITLAREVSLCHDGKLKFTPVQEVEKLRHSPKRHTELQLNDGEKFAFEAGDNVHCEIIADIDLAASDCDSVVFEIRSKGEQKTLIELDLKKGELAFDRTQSGSRSALRRTCPLECASKDRANIRIFMDSISVEIFTDGGRTVMTNNIFSDEDSAGLYVYAKNGNARIETLKTFGMKSVAE, encoded by the coding sequence GTGGTATTCGATAAGAAGAAGCATCAGGCAATTATTGATCAAGTTGAAGAATACATCGCTGAGCATAAAGATACGGTTAAGCAGCACCATTGGCGTGAACATTACCATTACCAAGCACCGGTAGGCTGGATTAATGACCCGCATGGACTGATTCAATATCAGGGTAAATACCACCTTTTCTATCAACATCATCCTTTTACTGGCAAGTGGGGAACCATGCACTGGGGACATGCAGTCAGCGAAGATCTCATTCACTGGGAAACACTGCCAGAAGCTTTAGCACCAAGCGAAGAATATGACGGCTGGGATGGCGGAGGTATCTTCACGGGTAGTGCTGTGAATAACGATGGTGTGATGACTCTTTTCTATACGGGATGTGCACAAGCTCGCCAAGTTCAATGTATGGCAACGTCGACTGATGGCGTTAACTTTGACAAATATGACGGGAACCCAATCTTATCTGATCCACCAGAGGGAATTAATCTACATGACTTCCGCGATCCAAAGGTTTGGAAGCATGAAGGCTCATGGTACATGGTGACCGGTGTAACAGATGGCGTGAGCGATCTAATTAACCCATCAAACTACGAGACCAATGGATTCGGTAAAGTCTGCCTTCACAAATCAGACAATTTAACCGATTGGGAATTCGTAGGTTATTGTGTAGAGAGTATGGGCGAACTCGGGACAATGCTTGAGTGCCCAAATATCTTCAAATTGGGTGACAAACACGTCCTTATGTATTCACCTATGGGTATGCAACAGCGTCAAGTAGTTTACCTTGTTGGTGACCTTGATTACCGAACCGGTAAGTTCCATTGGTCTACGATGGGCTCTCTAGATTGGGGATTCGACTACTACGCACCACAAGTGTTCGATGATGAAAATGGGCGCACTCTCATTCAAGCTTGGATTGGTTCATGGCCATTCATGCCATGGTGTGATGGCACTTACGATACCAGTGAACTGGGTTGGTACGGTAGTATCACTTTGGCCCGAGAAGTCTCTTTATGTCACGATGGGAAACTGAAGTTCACGCCTGTGCAAGAAGTTGAAAAATTGCGCCATTCGCCAAAAAGACATACAGAGCTCCAGTTAAACGATGGTGAAAAATTCGCATTTGAAGCTGGTGATAATGTTCACTGTGAAATCATTGCGGACATTGACCTAGCTGCTAGCGATTGTGACAGCGTTGTATTTGAAATTCGCAGTAAAGGTGAGCAGAAAACACTGATTGAGTTGGATCTAAAGAAAGGCGAATTGGCTTTTGATCGTACTCAATCGGGCAGTCGTTCGGCCTTACGTAGAACATGTCCACTAGAGTGTGCGAGTAAAGATCGAGCAAACATCCGTATCTTTATGGACAGTATTTCTGTTGAAATCTTTACCGATGGCGGCCGTACTGTGATGACCAATAACATCTTCTCTGATGAAGATAGTGCAGGTCTCTATGTATACGCTAAGAACGGTAATGCAAGAATTGAGACACTAAAAACATTCGGTATGAAAAGTGTTGCTGAGTAA
- a CDS encoding ankyrin repeat domain-containing protein, with the protein MKIVFLLSSIVFALSLSFSLLAADNQLEEEYQSLVGLFFDAARIGNNEVIDAFVSQGFPVDQRNNQSYTALMVAAYQGNRETVRLLLDSGANACLQDKRGNTALMGALIKREISIAKDLYQAECSPELRNKAGLNLKEFAEIYGQSNVLKSLSH; encoded by the coding sequence ATGAAAATCGTATTTTTGCTTAGTTCCATTGTTTTTGCTTTGAGTTTATCGTTCAGCTTATTGGCTGCAGATAACCAACTGGAAGAGGAGTACCAATCTCTGGTTGGGCTGTTCTTTGATGCCGCACGTATTGGTAACAATGAAGTGATCGATGCATTTGTTTCTCAAGGTTTCCCCGTTGATCAACGCAATAACCAAAGTTATACCGCACTCATGGTAGCCGCTTATCAAGGAAACAGAGAAACCGTGAGGCTTTTACTCGATTCGGGTGCTAATGCATGCCTGCAAGACAAACGTGGAAACACCGCTTTGATGGGGGCATTGATTAAACGCGAAATCAGTATTGCGAAAGACTTGTACCAAGCGGAGTGTTCCCCAGAATTGCGTAATAAAGCAGGACTTAATTTGAAAGAATTTGCCGAAATCTATGGTCAATCCAATGTGCTGAAATCCCTTTCGCACTAA
- the sodC gene encoding superoxide dismutase family protein, whose product MNKTTWLAALALISSPVFAEVVNVEMIDLGSGQSTGTVMISSSEYGAVFTPELKGLPAGTHGFHVHANGSCDSLTKDGKIILGGAAGGHYDPEKTGKHGFPWTDDNHLGDLPPLYVNAHGVADQPVMAPRVTLDDVKGRALMIHAGGDNHSDHPAKLGGGGARIVCGVIK is encoded by the coding sequence ATGAACAAAACAACATGGCTTGCTGCACTCGCCCTTATCTCTTCTCCTGTTTTTGCTGAAGTAGTGAATGTTGAAATGATCGATCTTGGTTCGGGTCAGTCAACCGGAACTGTAATGATAAGCTCAAGTGAATACGGAGCTGTTTTTACGCCGGAATTGAAAGGTTTACCTGCTGGTACACATGGCTTCCATGTACACGCCAATGGTTCATGCGACAGCCTCACCAAAGATGGCAAAATCATACTCGGTGGGGCTGCAGGCGGACATTATGACCCAGAGAAAACGGGTAAGCATGGTTTCCCTTGGACGGATGATAATCACCTTGGTGATTTACCACCGCTTTACGTCAATGCTCATGGTGTAGCTGACCAGCCAGTAATGGCGCCAAGAGTGACATTGGATGACGTGAAAGGCAGAGCGTTGATGATTCACGCTGGCGGTGACAACCATTCTGACCATCCGGCTAAACTTGGCGGCGGTGGTGCGCGCATTGTATGTGGCGTGATTAAGTAA
- a CDS encoding sugar porter family MFS transporter — protein sequence MILSENNKKMFFLTFICAAATIGGFLFGMDTIVIGGTITQITQQFELSTLQQGWYVSSALVGCLFGSIIAGPIADYAGRKKPLMLGALLAIVSVLGCMYADSFNLLIWARIIGGFGIGIATVVCPMYIAEVAPARHRGKLSNLFQVAIVIGLTCSVITNTLIVNYSQAAVVTGHYLDHFFITENWRGMFSVEFLPAVIFLGLVAFFPESPRWLISKAREKEAANILRKFLTKGEAEEAIIECRQVIRSEKAGSYKQLVKNPVMRFGLMTGVLLAIWSEWSGVTVVMYYGPVMLEEIMGNQGSALGGFGWICLVSVIFTSLSMVFIDKVGRRKMLITSALGCFTCLIGLAIFFDRPDTPPMLIVGLMAFFVAFTALGLGPLKFTISAEILPTSVRGRAVSITTAAIWIQGVILNSFTPAFRESFGTSALFIMFAIILLGQVWFAIKILPETANRSLESIEKELKQRFDIKEVEGKELQPKQV from the coding sequence ATGATTCTTAGCGAAAACAATAAGAAGATGTTCTTTTTAACATTCATTTGCGCTGCGGCAACGATTGGTGGATTCCTATTTGGGATGGACACCATTGTTATTGGCGGCACGATCACGCAAATCACACAACAGTTCGAATTATCGACCTTACAACAAGGCTGGTATGTATCATCAGCGCTTGTGGGGTGCTTATTTGGTAGCATAATCGCAGGTCCTATTGCTGACTATGCTGGGCGTAAAAAACCTCTGATGCTAGGTGCTTTACTAGCTATCGTATCGGTGCTTGGCTGCATGTACGCAGACTCATTCAACTTACTGATCTGGGCACGTATCATTGGTGGCTTTGGCATCGGTATCGCGACCGTGGTTTGCCCAATGTACATTGCAGAAGTAGCTCCAGCAAGGCATAGAGGAAAACTCAGTAATCTGTTTCAAGTTGCCATTGTGATCGGTTTAACTTGCTCAGTGATCACCAACACATTGATTGTTAACTACAGCCAGGCTGCCGTTGTTACGGGTCATTACCTTGACCATTTCTTTATTACTGAAAACTGGCGTGGCATGTTCTCTGTTGAATTTTTGCCTGCAGTTATTTTCCTTGGTTTGGTAGCATTTTTTCCGGAGTCACCTCGTTGGTTGATATCTAAAGCTAGAGAAAAAGAAGCGGCTAACATTCTGAGAAAGTTCTTAACCAAGGGTGAAGCAGAAGAAGCGATTATTGAATGTCGTCAGGTAATTCGCTCAGAGAAAGCAGGATCATATAAACAATTAGTCAAAAATCCAGTGATGCGTTTCGGCTTGATGACGGGTGTATTACTAGCAATATGGTCAGAGTGGTCTGGCGTAACTGTTGTGATGTACTACGGTCCTGTAATGCTAGAAGAGATAATGGGCAACCAAGGTTCTGCACTGGGAGGTTTTGGTTGGATCTGCTTAGTAAGCGTTATATTTACCTCTTTATCAATGGTATTCATCGATAAAGTGGGTCGCAGAAAAATGCTAATAACCTCAGCACTTGGTTGTTTCACTTGCCTGATTGGTTTGGCAATATTCTTCGACAGACCTGATACTCCACCTATGTTGATAGTTGGATTAATGGCGTTCTTTGTTGCCTTCACAGCACTCGGTTTAGGCCCTCTGAAGTTCACGATTTCAGCTGAGATTTTACCAACTTCAGTCCGTGGCCGCGCGGTCTCAATAACAACGGCAGCAATCTGGATTCAAGGTGTTATCTTGAACTCATTTACACCAGCTTTTAGAGAATCATTTGGAACATCGGCACTGTTCATCATGTTCGCGATTATCCTGCTTGGCCAAGTTTGGTTTGCCATCAAAATCCTTCCTGAGACAGCAAATCGCAGTTTAGAAAGCATCGAGAAAGAGCTAAAGCAACGATTTGATATAAAAGAGGTCGAAGGTAAAGAACTTCAACCAAAGCAAGTATAA
- a CDS encoding catalase yields the protein MQMSKSFLLITVGLASTSLQAQTLTRDNGAPVGDNQNSITAGENGSVLLQDVHLIQKLQRFARERIPERVVHARGTGAHGEFVASGNFSDLTVSDPFTNKGKVTPVFVRFSTVIHSKGSPETLRDPRGFATKFYTEQGNWDLVGNNLPVFFIRDSIKFPDMVHSLKPSPVTNVQDPNRFFDFFSSEPGATNMLTWVYSNLGTPASYRTMDGFGVHAYKWINQQGDVNYVKFQWKSQQGVKSLRPDQVTEMQGKEFNHLTNDLYAEIGRGNYPKWDLYVKVLSPEALSKLDYNGLDATKVWLNVPDQKVGTMTLNRLPENFFLDTEQAAFAPSNLIPGIEPSEDRLLQGRLFAYADTQLYRLGANLFQLPVNRPLAPVSNHNQNGLSNNATLTNGDVNYEPSRKLELAEDVQFNAVETKLVGTVQQKAISNPRNFYQAGVQYRSMSEQDKSDLITNLAGDLNKVMDKEVKEIMVSYFYRADKEYGTRLAKATDTSLSQVKKRSQAND from the coding sequence ATGCAGATGTCAAAAAGCTTTTTATTAATTACAGTTGGCTTAGCCAGCACATCTCTACAGGCTCAAACCCTGACCAGAGACAACGGTGCACCAGTCGGTGACAACCAAAACTCCATAACAGCAGGTGAGAATGGCAGTGTATTGCTGCAAGACGTCCATCTGATCCAAAAATTGCAGCGTTTTGCCAGAGAACGTATTCCTGAGCGTGTTGTTCATGCTCGCGGTACGGGCGCACATGGTGAATTTGTCGCTTCTGGTAATTTTAGTGATTTAACGGTTTCCGACCCTTTTACTAATAAAGGTAAGGTGACTCCTGTTTTCGTTCGTTTTTCGACCGTTATTCACTCAAAAGGATCACCAGAAACACTTCGTGACCCGCGTGGTTTCGCCACCAAATTTTATACTGAACAGGGTAACTGGGATCTGGTAGGGAATAATCTGCCAGTGTTCTTTATTCGTGATTCGATTAAGTTTCCGGATATGGTGCACTCTCTAAAACCGTCTCCAGTAACCAACGTTCAGGATCCAAACCGATTCTTTGACTTCTTTAGCAGTGAGCCGGGTGCGACCAACATGTTGACTTGGGTGTACAGTAATCTAGGTACGCCAGCGAGTTATCGCACAATGGATGGCTTTGGGGTTCATGCCTATAAGTGGATCAATCAGCAAGGCGACGTGAACTATGTGAAGTTCCAATGGAAGAGCCAGCAAGGAGTTAAAAGCCTTCGCCCTGATCAAGTCACTGAGATGCAAGGTAAAGAGTTCAACCATCTTACCAATGACCTTTATGCTGAAATTGGCCGAGGTAATTACCCTAAGTGGGATCTTTACGTGAAGGTACTATCTCCTGAGGCATTAAGTAAACTTGACTATAACGGACTTGATGCAACCAAAGTATGGCTGAATGTACCGGATCAAAAAGTCGGCACTATGACGTTGAACCGTCTACCTGAAAATTTCTTTTTAGACACCGAACAGGCGGCATTTGCGCCTTCGAATCTAATTCCTGGTATCGAGCCGTCTGAAGACCGTTTGCTGCAAGGTCGCTTGTTTGCTTACGCCGATACACAGCTTTATCGCTTGGGCGCTAACCTGTTTCAACTACCCGTTAACCGACCGTTAGCGCCAGTGAGCAACCATAACCAAAATGGCTTGAGCAACAATGCAACGCTGACTAATGGTGATGTGAACTATGAACCAAGCCGAAAACTAGAGTTGGCAGAAGATGTTCAATTCAATGCCGTAGAAACCAAGCTTGTTGGTACGGTGCAACAAAAAGCGATCAGCAATCCTCGAAACTTCTATCAAGCGGGTGTGCAGTACCGCAGCATGAGTGAACAAGATAAAAGTGACTTGATTACAAACTTAGCAGGTGACCTAAATAAGGTTATGGATAAAGAAGTTAAGGAAATCATGGTGAGCTACTTCTATCGTGCAGATAAAGAGTATGGAACGCGTTTGGCTAAAGCAACTGACACAAGTCTCTCACAAGTCAAAAAACGCTCCCAAGCGAACGACTAG
- a CDS encoding LysR family transcriptional regulator, with protein MLELIKIFDQVVESGSFSQAGRALNMAPSSVARNIDNLESKIKSSLFKRSTRQLILTEEGQYFYQKSAKILQDSNRLLEEMLGNQGTPEGVVRISVFESFGNLCLTPLIPEFLERYPKIQVELELDNNVVDLNSENIDVAIRIGTPQDSRLKARHLLTNNASLVAAPSYIEKYGTIDKPEELQDHNCLLISHERQKNYWYFKKNSVNKKVLVTGNLISKGGSPLLHAALSGVGVLLLSDWMLKPYLENGQLTDLLPHWTSMHSEQGSGEIFAIYKNTQYPRPHIRLFIDFLIEKLKPLKSVHPNRSLSD; from the coding sequence GTGTTAGAGTTGATAAAAATATTCGACCAAGTCGTGGAGTCTGGAAGTTTTTCTCAGGCAGGCCGAGCTCTCAATATGGCTCCATCTTCGGTCGCACGAAATATAGATAACTTGGAAAGTAAGATTAAGTCTTCGCTTTTTAAACGCAGTACACGACAGCTAATACTGACTGAGGAAGGTCAATATTTTTACCAAAAATCAGCCAAGATCTTACAAGATAGCAATAGACTGTTAGAAGAAATGCTAGGCAATCAAGGTACTCCAGAAGGGGTAGTACGTATTTCAGTTTTTGAAAGCTTTGGCAATTTGTGTCTTACTCCTCTAATTCCAGAGTTCCTTGAACGATACCCTAAGATACAAGTTGAGTTAGAGTTGGATAACAACGTGGTCGATTTAAATAGTGAAAATATTGATGTCGCTATCCGTATTGGTACACCACAAGACAGTCGACTCAAAGCTCGTCATCTACTGACAAATAACGCGTCATTGGTCGCAGCCCCGTCGTATATTGAAAAGTACGGAACTATCGATAAACCCGAAGAGTTACAAGATCACAACTGTTTGTTGATAAGCCATGAACGGCAAAAAAACTATTGGTACTTTAAGAAAAATTCAGTTAACAAAAAAGTGTTAGTGACAGGCAATTTGATATCAAAAGGCGGCTCACCTCTTTTACATGCTGCGCTAAGCGGAGTTGGCGTGCTGTTGTTGTCTGACTGGATGCTAAAGCCGTACTTAGAAAATGGACAGTTAACGGATTTACTCCCTCACTGGACATCAATGCACAGTGAGCAAGGGAGTGGTGAAATATTCGCAATATATAAAAACACTCAATACCCAAGACCTCATATCCGTTTGTTTATTGATTTTTTAATTGAAAAACTAAAGCCTTTGAAGAGCGTCCATCCAAACAGAAGTCTAAGTGATTAA
- a CDS encoding nucleoside/nucleotide kinase family protein, protein MAKTHSLTVDDIASVPQLVANTYQESGKQILVIGISGAPATGKSTLSESLLSGLSKLGLKAQLCPMDGFHYPNSVLKEKGLTSVKGSIETFDVTSLAHLLSKAVTPNTDAFFWPKYCRELHDPIAEGFLIESDTQIILLEGNYIYSTDEDWRPVSDLIDLKIFLTASEEVLRERLISRHLAGGKSKKEALDKTERVDLVNALKIKQYESNADYVIQTH, encoded by the coding sequence ATGGCTAAAACACATTCGTTAACGGTTGATGACATTGCAAGCGTTCCTCAACTGGTCGCCAACACCTACCAAGAGTCTGGGAAACAGATTCTTGTCATCGGTATCTCTGGTGCACCTGCGACGGGTAAATCAACGTTGTCTGAATCCCTACTTTCTGGACTATCAAAGTTAGGCCTCAAAGCCCAACTGTGTCCAATGGACGGCTTTCACTACCCCAATTCGGTACTGAAAGAGAAAGGACTGACGTCAGTCAAAGGTAGCATCGAAACATTTGATGTAACCTCATTAGCACATTTGCTTTCCAAAGCGGTGACGCCAAACACTGACGCATTCTTTTGGCCGAAATACTGTCGTGAGTTACACGATCCCATTGCAGAAGGTTTTTTAATTGAGTCAGACACTCAAATTATTTTACTCGAGGGCAATTACATCTACTCAACCGACGAAGACTGGCGACCAGTCAGCGATTTAATTGACTTGAAGATCTTTCTCACAGCAAGTGAAGAAGTACTCAGAGAGCGATTAATATCAAGACACCTAGCTGGTGGAAAGTCGAAAAAAGAGGCGCTCGATAAAACCGAGCGCGTGGATCTAGTCAATGCGTTAAAAATAAAACAATACGAATCAAACGCAGACTACGTAATCCAGACGCACTAG
- the fba gene encoding class II fructose-bisphosphate aldolase (catalyzes the reversible aldol condensation of dihydroxyacetonephosphate and glyceraldehyde 3-phosphate in the Calvin cycle, glycolysis, and/or gluconeogenesis), producing the protein MAIVTLRQLLDHAAENGYAVPAFNISNMEQGLAIVRAAAKCNSGVILQASINARKSYAGDVMLYKMVCALAEMFPKTPIVLHQDHGNSEETCLSAIRHGFTSVMMDGSLERDASTPSSYDYNVDITSRIAQSAHWVGASVEGELGCIGSLETGEAEAEDGVGAVGILEKSQLLTDPDQAVDFVKRTKVDALAIACGTSHGAYKFTRKPDGDILAMNVIEEIHSKLPTTHLVMHGASSVPQYLQDMINENGGEMPQTYGVPIEEIERGIKHGVRKVNIDTDCRMAMSGRFRELAMKNPQEFDPRKFLLAGMDELTALCLNRFERFGCAGHGDKITPISMDDMAARYASGEL; encoded by the coding sequence ATGGCTATCGTTACACTAAGACAATTACTGGATCACGCAGCAGAAAATGGTTACGCAGTTCCAGCATTCAACATCAGCAATATGGAGCAAGGACTTGCTATTGTTCGCGCGGCAGCAAAATGTAATTCAGGTGTCATTCTGCAGGCGAGCATCAATGCTCGTAAAAGCTACGCTGGTGACGTGATGCTTTATAAGATGGTTTGCGCTCTCGCTGAGATGTTCCCGAAAACACCAATCGTTCTTCACCAAGATCATGGCAATAGCGAAGAAACATGCTTGTCAGCAATTCGCCACGGTTTTACATCGGTAATGATGGATGGCTCATTGGAGCGTGATGCTTCAACACCAAGCAGCTACGATTACAATGTAGATATTACTTCTCGTATCGCTCAATCTGCGCACTGGGTAGGTGCTTCAGTTGAAGGTGAGTTGGGTTGTATTGGCTCTTTAGAAACTGGTGAAGCTGAAGCTGAAGATGGCGTTGGTGCTGTTGGTATCCTTGAAAAGAGCCAACTGCTAACAGACCCAGATCAAGCCGTTGATTTTGTGAAAAGAACAAAGGTTGACGCACTAGCTATCGCTTGTGGTACAAGCCATGGTGCTTACAAGTTCACTCGCAAACCGGATGGCGATATCTTAGCGATGAACGTTATCGAAGAAATTCACTCGAAGCTCCCAACGACTCACCTAGTTATGCATGGTGCCTCATCGGTTCCTCAATACCTTCAAGATATGATCAATGAGAATGGCGGTGAAATGCCTCAAACATATGGTGTGCCAATCGAAGAAATTGAGCGCGGTATCAAACATGGTGTTCGTAAGGTAAATATCGATACTGATTGTCGTATGGCGATGTCTGGTCGCTTCCGAGAACTAGCGATGAAAAACCCACAAGAGTTTGACCCTCGTAAGTTCCTATTAGCAGGAATGGATGAGCTAACGGCACTTTGTTTAAACCGATTTGAACGATTTGGTTGTGCTGGTCACGGTGACAAGATTACACCAATTTCTATGGATGATATGGCTGCACGCTACGCTAGCGGTGAGCTGTAA